CGGCGGCGTCAACGTGCTCGCCGACGCCGACCAGCCGTGGCCCTCGCCGTCCGCGGAGGACGTCATCCGGAAGGCCCCGGACGTGATCATCGGGCCGGCGAGCAACACGGCGCTCAACGACCTCAAGGCCGGAAAGCGGCCCGGCTGGGGGAGCGTTCCCGCGGTGAAGAACGGGCGCGTCTACATGCTGGACGACGCGCTTCTCTCGCAGCCCGACACGCACGTCGACGACGCCATCCGCGCGCTGGCTCACGACTTCTACCCGGACGTGGTGAAATAGCATGCCGCGGATGGCGTCGCGGCGGCCGCTTCTCCTGGCGCTCGCGGGCGCGCTGCTGGCGTCGGTCGTGCTCGGCGTGGCGGCCGGCTCCGTCCGCTTCGCGCTGCCGGAGCTCTGGCACCTGATCGCCGCCGGACCGGCGGCGGCCGGAACGGACGCCGCCATCCTCTGGCAGATCCGCATCCCCCGCGTGGCGCTGGCCGCGCTCGTGGGGCTGAGCCTGGGTGCCGCCGGCGCGATCCTGCAGGGGCTGTTCCGCAACCCGATGGCGGACCCGTACGTGATCGGCGTGTCGAGCGGCGCGGCCTTGGGGGCGGTGCTCGCGATGACGGGCGTGATCGCCGGCGGGGCGGGCTGGGCCGGCGGCCTGGCCCGCCTCGTGCCGGCGGCGGCCTTCCTGGGCGCGGTGGGCGCGTTGGTCCTCGTCTATCTCCTGGCGCGCGTGGACGGCCATGCGCCGGTGACGTACCTGCTCCTCGCCGGCGTCGCCGTGTCGTCGTTCCTGTCGAGCGCGGTCTCGCTCATCGTCTACTTTCACCCGGACCGGCTCAAGCCGGTGTACTTTTGGCTTCTTGGCGGGCTCACCGGGGCGGACTGGGCGCAGGTCGGACTCGTCGCGCCGTACGCCGCGCTGGGCCTCGTCGCCGCGGGGACCCTGGTGCGGCCGCTGAACCTTCTCCTCTCCGGGGAGGAGACGTCGCACCACCTGGGGCTGAACGTGGAGCGGGAGAAGCTGTACGCCCTCGCGGTCGGGGCGCTCCTCGCGGCGGCGGCCGTGTCCGTGAGCGGCATGATCGGCTTCGTCGGGCTGGTGGCGCCGCATGTCGTTCGGCTCCTGGGCGGGCCGGACCACCGCGTGGTGGTGCCGGGGGCGGCGCTTCTCGGCGCGGTGTTCCTCGTGCTCGCGGACACCGTGGCGCGGACGGCGATCGCGCCGCTGGAGCTGCCCGTCGGCGTGGTGACGTCGCTCGTCGGCGGGCCGTTCTTTCTCTATCTCTTGCGGACGCGCAAGCATGCGGGGGATCTCGATTGAACGCGCTTCTGGAGGCCGAAGGGATCGAGGTGCGCCTGGGCGGGACGCCGGTGCTGCGGGACGTGAGCCTCGCGGCCGTCACGGGGCGTGTGCTGGCGGTGGTCGGGCCGAACGGCTCCGGCAAGACGACGCTCCTCCGCGCGCTGACCGGGCGGGTGCCGCTGGCCCGCGGGCGCGTGCGGCTCTGCGGGAAGCCCCTCTCCGCCTACACGCCGGCCGGGCGGGCACGGGTGATGGCCGTCGTGCCGCAGGAGGCGCCGATGCCGTTCGCGCTCACCGTCTGGGAAGTGGTGGAGATGGGGCGGTACCCGTACCTCGGCCGGTTCGGGACGCTGTCTCGCGCCGACCGGGCCATCGTGCGGGAAGCGCTGGAGCGGATGGGCGTCGCCCACCTGGCCGAGCGGCGCTTTCCCACACTGTCCGGCGGGGAGAAGCAGCGGGCGCTGCTGGCGCGCGCGCTGGCGCAAAGGCCGCGCGTGCTGCTGCTCGACGAACCGACCGCCAACCTCGACGTCAACCACGCGCTGGAGTTGCTGCTCCTCGTGCGGCGCCTGGCCCGCGAGGACGGGCTGGCGGTGGTCCTGGTCGAGCACGCGCTGGCGTACGCGCGCCGCTTCGCCGACGAGGCGCTCGCGCTCAAGGGTGGCCGCGTCTTCGCGCACGGCGACCCGGCGGAGGTCCTCTCGCCGGGTCGTGTCGTGGAGCTGTTCGACGTGCGCGGCGCGGAGGCGCGGCGCGCGGTGCAGGAGCTTGTGTGAGCCGTCGAAGGGTCGCCGGCGGTCGGCCGGGGTCAGGCGGCCGGCCTGAACCCCGGCGATCTCACGACCGGAACAGGGACTGCACCTCGATCTCGACCGGCGGAAACACGACGGACCGCAAGGTGAGATCCGCGTTCGCCCGAACGAGAGCCTGGCGCCGGTAGCCGGTGGCGGTCGGATCCCAGAACTGCCACACGGCCTGGTCGCTCGGCGACACGAACCAGTATTCCTTCACGCCATGGGTCGCGTAAAGCAGACGCTTCGAGGTCAGATCGCGCTCCGCCGTGGACGGCGATTCCACCTCGACGACGAGCAACGGCGCCCCTTGAATCCGTTCCCCGACGATGGTCGCCTGCTCCCGCCCGACGACGAACACGTCGGGCTGCACGACGGTGTCGGGCGAGAGCACGACGTCCTGCGGGGCG
The Clostridia bacterium genome window above contains:
- a CDS encoding ABC transporter ATP-binding protein is translated as MNALLEAEGIEVRLGGTPVLRDVSLAAVTGRVLAVVGPNGSGKTTLLRALTGRVPLARGRVRLCGKPLSAYTPAGRARVMAVVPQEAPMPFALTVWEVVEMGRYPYLGRFGTLSRADRAIVREALERMGVAHLAERRFPTLSGGEKQRALLARALAQRPRVLLLDEPTANLDVNHALELLLLVRRLAREDGLAVVLVEHALAYARRFADEALALKGGRVFAHGDPAEVLSPGRVVELFDVRGAEARRAVQELV
- a CDS encoding Uma2 family endonuclease, whose translation is MRYLTPAEAAAMLKLHPKTVRHKLRTGQLRGVKTGKEWRIPETELGALMDGRSSPGSMSLVSAASYFTMPEDVHPTELLMGVLVREPSPTPAHSRVTKRVFRELARQVEDAGLGEVFLAPQDVVLSPDTVVQPDVFVVGREQATIVGERIQGAPLLVVEVESPSTAERDLTSKRLLYATHGVKEYWFVSPSDQAVWQFWDPTATGYRRQALVRANADLTLRSVVFPPVEIEVQSLFRS
- a CDS encoding iron ABC transporter permease, which gives rise to MASRRPLLLALAGALLASVVLGVAAGSVRFALPELWHLIAAGPAAAGTDAAILWQIRIPRVALAALVGLSLGAAGAILQGLFRNPMADPYVIGVSSGAALGAVLAMTGVIAGGAGWAGGLARLVPAAAFLGAVGALVLVYLLARVDGHAPVTYLLLAGVAVSSFLSSAVSLIVYFHPDRLKPVYFWLLGGLTGADWAQVGLVAPYAALGLVAAGTLVRPLNLLLSGEETSHHLGLNVEREKLYALAVGALLAAAAVSVSGMIGFVGLVAPHVVRLLGGPDHRVVVPGAALLGAVFLVLADTVARTAIAPLELPVGVVTSLVGGPFFLYLLRTRKHAGDLD